In Selenomonas dianae, a genomic segment contains:
- a CDS encoding DUF1385 domain-containing protein, producing MPKKITDLAVGGQAVIEGVMMRDAAKTATAVRLPNGNIEVETHDVTSIRDRYPILNLPLIRGSVIMIESLVIGMRALSFSAQAAGEEEEQMTKKEVAMTILFALVLASVLFIVIPTGAAHLAAGYTDDPIVFNLIEGGIRLAVFLLYIWGISFMGGIRRVFQYHGAEHKTIHCYEAGEALTVENVQKFPRLHPRCGTNFLLIVMVVAIVFHVFFGWPDLWLRILSRLAILPVVAGVSYEIIRFAGRSENRMVHILITPGLWLQYLTTRPPEDEMVEVAIESLKAVLPPEDIPAGSGNYRKEVTC from the coding sequence ATGCCAAAGAAAATTACCGACCTTGCGGTCGGCGGACAGGCGGTCATCGAGGGGGTCATGATGCGCGACGCGGCAAAGACCGCGACCGCTGTGCGCCTCCCGAATGGAAACATCGAGGTGGAGACGCACGATGTCACATCGATCCGCGACCGCTATCCGATTCTCAATCTGCCGCTCATCCGCGGCTCTGTCATCATGATCGAGTCCCTCGTTATCGGTATGCGTGCGCTCTCGTTCTCCGCACAGGCGGCGGGTGAGGAGGAGGAGCAGATGACGAAGAAGGAGGTCGCGATGACGATCCTCTTTGCGCTCGTCCTTGCGAGCGTGCTCTTCATTGTCATTCCGACGGGTGCGGCGCATCTCGCGGCGGGGTATACGGACGACCCGATTGTGTTCAATTTGATCGAGGGCGGCATCCGACTTGCCGTATTCCTGCTCTATATCTGGGGGATCTCGTTTATGGGCGGGATTCGTCGCGTCTTTCAGTACCATGGTGCGGAGCATAAGACGATCCACTGCTATGAGGCAGGTGAGGCTCTGACGGTGGAGAACGTGCAGAAATTCCCGCGTCTGCACCCGCGCTGCGGGACGAACTTCCTCCTCATCGTCATGGTCGTTGCCATTGTCTTTCATGTATTTTTCGGATGGCCCGATCTCTGGCTGCGCATCTTGAGCCGCCTTGCCATCCTGCCTGTGGTCGCGGGGGTTTCGTACGAGATCATCCGCTTTGCGGGACGCAGCGAAAATCGGATGGTTCATATTTTGATTACGCCCGGGCTCTGGCTGCAATACTTGACGACGCGCCCGCCCGAGGATGAGATGGTGGAGGTCGCCATTGAAAGTCTCAAGGCGGTGCTGCCGCCCGAGGATATTCCCGCAGGGAGCGGGAACTATCGAAAGGAAGTAACGTGTTAA
- the prfA gene encoding peptide chain release factor 1 — protein MLSKLNAVADKYRELEALLSDPDVMADMEKWQRYTREHASLTPIIEAYADYQKALATIDEDKEMLAEADAEMKEMLTEEIAAAEARRDARAAELPILLLPRDPNDDKNVIVEIRGGVGGEEAALFAASLFRMYARYAERQGWRTEILSSNPTEIGGFKEISFLVNGVGAYSRLKYESGTHRVQRVPVTESGGRIHTSAVTVAVLPEAEEVEVTIDANDLRIDTYCASGAGGQYVNRTETAIRITHIPTGIVVQCQDEKSQLKNREKAMKVLRARLYDRAQQEQADAVAADRRSQVGSGDRSERIRTYNFPQGRVTDHRIGLTLYKIDAVLDGELDEILAGLITADQAERLKQVN, from the coding sequence GTGTTAAGCAAACTGAATGCTGTTGCGGATAAGTACCGCGAGCTTGAGGCACTCCTCAGTGATCCGGACGTGATGGCGGATATGGAAAAGTGGCAGCGGTACACACGGGAGCACGCGTCGCTTACGCCGATCATCGAGGCGTATGCCGACTATCAGAAGGCGCTTGCGACCATCGACGAGGACAAGGAAATGCTTGCCGAGGCGGATGCCGAGATGAAGGAAATGCTCACCGAGGAGATCGCTGCGGCGGAGGCACGCCGTGACGCACGCGCGGCGGAGCTGCCAATCCTCCTCCTGCCGCGCGACCCGAACGACGATAAGAATGTGATTGTTGAGATTCGCGGCGGTGTCGGCGGGGAGGAGGCGGCTCTTTTTGCGGCGAGCCTTTTCCGTATGTATGCGCGTTACGCCGAGCGGCAGGGCTGGCGGACGGAGATTCTGAGCAGCAACCCGACGGAGATCGGCGGGTTTAAGGAGATCTCGTTCCTTGTGAACGGTGTGGGCGCATACAGCCGTCTGAAATACGAGAGCGGCACGCACCGCGTGCAGCGCGTCCCCGTCACGGAGTCGGGCGGGCGCATTCACACGTCGGCGGTCACCGTCGCCGTCCTGCCCGAGGCGGAGGAGGTCGAGGTTACGATTGACGCAAATGATCTGCGGATCGACACCTACTGCGCGTCGGGCGCGGGTGGGCAGTACGTCAACCGCACGGAGACGGCGATCCGCATCACACACATCCCGACGGGCATTGTTGTGCAGTGTCAGGATGAGAAGTCGCAGCTCAAGAACCGCGAGAAGGCGATGAAGGTGCTGCGTGCGCGCCTCTATGACCGTGCGCAGCAGGAACAGGCGGATGCCGTCGCCGCCGACCGCCGCAGTCAGGTCGGCTCGGGCGACCGCAGCGAGCGCATCCGCACCTATAATTTCCCGCAGGGGCGCGTGACCGATCACCGCATCGGGCTGACCCTCTATAAGATCGACGCTGTGCTCGACGGTGAACTGGATGAGATCCTTGCGGGGCTCATCACAGCGGATCAAGCGGAACGTCTGAAACAGGTGAACTGA
- the rpmE gene encoding 50S ribosomal protein L31: MKEGIHPEFFEATVTCGCGNTFTTGSTKQDLRVDVCSKCHPFFTGRQRDVQAGGRIEKFQKRYARK, translated from the coding sequence ATGAAAGAGGGCATTCATCCCGAGTTCTTCGAGGCAACGGTGACGTGCGGCTGTGGCAACACGTTCACAACGGGTTCGACGAAGCAGGATCTGCGTGTTGACGTGTGCTCGAAGTGTCATCCGTTCTTCACGGGGCGTCAGCGCGATGTTCAGGCGGGCGGACGCATCGAGAAGTTCCAGAAGCGTTACGCACGGAAATAG
- a CDS encoding NAD(P)/FAD-dependent oxidoreductase: MADRKHVVIVGAGFGGVRLAKELAKENVRITLVDRHNYHLFQPLLYQVTTAVLSPAEIAYPTREFFKNFKNVEFFLAKATGVDQARRVLQTDHGEISYDYLVLSAGGTTNFFGNASVERNSYAMKTLQEAITLRSHIVHEFERASKKTAPAQTDERRRHLNFVIVGGGATGIEMAGAMVELFSIFKKEFHSLDFNEVNVTLLEAMGSVLPMVPPDLQQHTIDVLRKKGVNVRLNTAVTGYDGNDLTLKDGEVIPTKTVIWAAGVRAQDFIKDCGGEVDRAGRVIVEENLLVKGSDRVFAIGDCASFMHGDMKRPLPTVAPVATQEAVQVKQNIMALIAGKTPDQLGKFVYHDLGAMATIGKGEAVMNGPMPVLGFNLKASGFFAWIAWMFVHLIRLAGKYSDFTVSVKWIWNFFFGTRVARIILSKME, from the coding sequence ATGGCAGACCGGAAACACGTTGTCATTGTTGGTGCAGGTTTTGGCGGCGTACGCCTCGCGAAGGAACTTGCCAAGGAAAATGTGCGGATTACGCTCGTTGACCGTCATAATTATCATCTGTTTCAGCCGCTCCTCTATCAGGTGACGACAGCGGTGCTTTCTCCTGCCGAGATTGCCTACCCGACGCGCGAGTTTTTTAAGAACTTCAAAAATGTGGAGTTTTTCCTCGCGAAAGCGACGGGGGTGGATCAGGCACGCCGCGTATTGCAGACGGATCACGGTGAGATTTCCTATGACTATCTTGTGCTCTCTGCGGGCGGTACGACGAATTTCTTCGGAAACGCGAGCGTAGAGCGAAATTCCTATGCGATGAAGACGCTGCAGGAGGCAATTACGCTGCGCAGCCACATTGTTCATGAGTTTGAGCGCGCCTCGAAAAAGACTGCACCGGCGCAGACGGACGAGCGCCGGCGTCACCTCAACTTCGTCATTGTCGGCGGCGGTGCGACGGGCATCGAGATGGCGGGGGCGATGGTGGAGCTCTTCTCGATCTTCAAAAAAGAGTTCCACTCGCTGGATTTCAACGAGGTGAATGTAACCCTGCTTGAGGCGATGGGATCCGTTCTGCCGATGGTGCCGCCCGATTTGCAGCAGCACACCATCGATGTGCTGCGCAAGAAGGGGGTGAACGTACGCCTTAACACGGCGGTCACGGGCTATGACGGCAATGATTTGACGCTCAAAGACGGCGAGGTTATTCCGACAAAGACGGTGATCTGGGCGGCGGGTGTGCGTGCGCAGGACTTTATCAAGGACTGCGGCGGGGAGGTGGATCGCGCCGGACGCGTTATTGTCGAGGAGAACCTGCTCGTCAAGGGCAGTGATCGCGTCTTTGCGATTGGTGACTGTGCGAGTTTCATGCATGGCGACATGAAGCGTCCGCTTCCGACGGTCGCACCTGTGGCGACACAGGAAGCGGTGCAGGTCAAGCAGAATATCATGGCACTGATTGCGGGCAAGACGCCCGATCAGCTCGGCAAATTCGTCTATCATGATCTCGGTGCGATGGCGACCATCGGCAAGGGCGAGGCAGTAATGAACGGTCCTATGCCCGTGCTCGGCTTCAACCTCAAGGCGAGCGGCTTCTTCGCGTGGATCGCATGGATGTTCGTTCATCTCATCCGTCTTGCGGGCAAGTATTCGGATTTCACCGTTTCTGTCAAGTGGATCTGGAATTTCTTCTTTGGGACGCGCGTAGCACGCATCATTCTCAGCAAAATGGAGTAA